A genome region from Tolypothrix sp. PCC 7712 includes the following:
- a CDS encoding mersacidin/lichenicidin family type 2 lantibiotic: MSNFDIIRAWKDEDYRNSLSEEQRSQLPENPAGQIQLSDEEMEAVAGGYVGKFRLPPEFFAAPSTYFLTGCDVFPNG; encoded by the coding sequence ATGTCTAACTTTGACATTATTCGTGCATGGAAAGATGAAGACTATCGTAATAGCTTGAGTGAAGAACAACGTTCTCAATTACCTGAAAATCCTGCTGGACAGATTCAACTCTCAGATGAGGAAATGGAAGCTGTAGCTGGCGGATATGTCGGTAAATTTAGGCTTCCTCCTGAGTTTTTTGCCGCACCTTCTACCTACTTCCTAACTGGTTGCGACGTTTTTCCTAATGGTTAA
- a CDS encoding type 2 lanthipeptide synthetase LanM family protein, with protein MGEPFWFTLKHLLPDFIHQDAVMNKQWFQALTLDERIALLNIFNSQVSQQQINRKTAQERMQRWRKQNLFMSDADWAQRLELDGVTESEFLNILGTPMEAIGDRVSPPGWMSQIEQVFTEFANSDSHIFLPPEILKESTTGFLYAVEPLIKQGFEQLHQELQQLIQRQSELAFDADTVMEILLANVTKKLLQMLHRTMVLEINVARLQGLLNGDTPQERFQNFIANLRQPSQALALLQEYPVLTRQIKICIDHWVLFSLEFLRHLCADWSDICKLFSPENQPGVLIELQGSAGDSHRGGRSVLIAKFSSGLQIVYKPRTLAVDVHFQELLTWLNDRGTHPPFQTLKILQRDDYGWVEFVSAAGCNTKAEIERFYERQGGYLALLYALQATDFHSENLIAAGEHPILIDLEALFHPCFERVELVKSDLLAYKKMAFSVLSIGLLPQRIYGNAEYEGVDLSGLGSAQGQLTPYHALYLAGQGTDEMSLKRKRLEMPENQNRPTCNGEEINVLDYTDSLITGFTNIYRLLLNHRDDLLAENGILARFSQDYVRAIIRSTYIYSLLLTEGFHPDVLRNALDRDRHFDRLWLEVVQKPHLAQVITAERNDLWQGDIPLFTTRPNSRDLWTSSGERIADFFAESSMASVQRRFQQLDEADLTQQLWFIRASLTTLVTAKQQRQSPSYSVTEVHHSASREELLVAAQAVGDRLEALALSSEQDANWIGLQLTPQETWLLTPLNMDLYNGLSGVALFLAYLSAVTGEERYRNLAKSALNTILRQVDNNRSHVTSIGFFEGWGGIIYTLSHISMLWNQPTLLKEAQEIVKHLPELIEKDEQFDIISGAAGCIGGLIALYRCAPCDRTLAAAIQCGDRLIACAQPMQQGIAWSTKILDTAPLAGFSHGVAGIAWALLELASLTGEQRFYTTALAAIEYERSLFVAEVGNWLDLRNFTAQLMQKYDSKHSCMTAWCHGAPGIGLARLRSLPHLSDRQIRSEINTALKTTIAQGFGSNHSLCHGDLGNLELLLQASLTLNDPQWQTQVDRFATMILASINQHGWLCGVPLGVETPGLMTGLAGIGYGLLRLAAPELVPSVLVLEPPQLNSPVQTNEEYAIAFGGRFAIAPHN; from the coding sequence ATGGGTGAGCCTTTTTGGTTCACCCTTAAACACTTACTACCTGACTTCATACATCAAGATGCTGTAATGAATAAACAATGGTTTCAAGCTCTGACATTAGATGAACGTATTGCCTTACTAAATATATTTAATTCTCAAGTATCCCAACAGCAAATTAATCGCAAAACAGCACAAGAAAGAATGCAACGCTGGCGGAAACAAAACTTATTTATGAGTGATGCTGATTGGGCGCAGCGTCTAGAATTGGATGGAGTCACTGAGTCAGAATTTCTCAACATTTTAGGTACGCCAATGGAGGCGATAGGCGATCGCGTTTCTCCTCCGGGATGGATGTCACAAATCGAACAAGTATTTACTGAATTTGCTAACTCTGATTCTCATATATTTTTGCCTCCAGAAATTCTCAAAGAAAGCACAACTGGTTTTTTGTATGCCGTCGAGCCACTTATAAAACAAGGCTTTGAGCAACTACATCAAGAATTACAGCAACTAATTCAGCGCCAATCAGAGCTAGCTTTTGATGCTGATACTGTGATGGAGATATTACTAGCAAATGTAACAAAAAAATTGTTGCAGATGCTACACAGAACAATGGTTTTGGAAATCAATGTGGCGCGACTGCAAGGATTATTAAATGGGGATACGCCACAAGAAAGATTTCAAAACTTCATTGCCAATTTAAGACAGCCTTCTCAAGCATTGGCTTTGTTGCAAGAATATCCAGTTCTCACACGCCAAATCAAAATTTGTATTGATCATTGGGTGCTATTCAGTTTAGAGTTCCTGCGCCATCTTTGCGCTGATTGGAGCGATATCTGCAAGCTGTTTAGTCCCGAAAATCAGCCAGGAGTACTGATAGAGTTACAAGGTAGTGCTGGGGATAGCCATCGGGGTGGACGTTCCGTTTTGATTGCTAAATTTAGTTCTGGATTGCAGATTGTTTATAAACCGAGAACCCTAGCTGTTGATGTGCATTTCCAAGAATTACTCACCTGGCTCAACGATCGCGGTACTCATCCACCATTTCAAACTCTCAAGATTCTACAACGTGATGATTATGGTTGGGTGGAATTCGTTAGTGCGGCTGGATGCAACACAAAAGCCGAAATTGAGCGTTTTTATGAACGTCAGGGTGGCTACTTAGCTTTACTCTACGCCTTGCAAGCAACTGATTTTCACAGTGAGAACTTAATCGCCGCAGGTGAGCATCCTATTTTAATTGACTTGGAAGCTTTGTTTCATCCTTGCTTTGAGCGAGTGGAACTTGTCAAATCAGATTTACTGGCTTACAAAAAGATGGCTTTCTCAGTTTTGAGCATTGGATTATTGCCACAGCGAATTTATGGTAATGCTGAGTATGAAGGCGTTGATTTAAGTGGTTTGGGATCTGCACAAGGTCAACTCACACCCTATCACGCTCTATATTTGGCAGGACAGGGAACTGATGAAATGTCTCTGAAACGCAAGCGGTTAGAAATGCCAGAAAACCAAAATCGACCGACTTGCAATGGTGAAGAAATTAATGTATTGGATTATACAGATTCTCTAATTACAGGATTTACTAATATATATCGATTACTTTTAAATCATCGAGACGATTTATTGGCAGAAAATGGTATTTTAGCTCGTTTTAGTCAGGATTATGTGCGGGCGATTATTCGTTCTACTTATATCTATAGTTTACTATTAACTGAAGGTTTTCATCCCGATGTTTTGCGTAATGCTTTAGATCGCGATCGCCATTTTGATCGTCTCTGGCTAGAAGTTGTCCAAAAACCCCATTTGGCTCAAGTAATTACTGCTGAACGCAATGATTTATGGCAAGGTGATATTCCCCTATTCACAACTCGTCCTAATTCACGGGATTTGTGGACTAGTTCTGGAGAGCGAATTGCCGATTTTTTTGCTGAATCAAGTATGGCTTCAGTTCAACGTCGTTTTCAGCAACTTGATGAAGCTGATTTAACACAACAACTGTGGTTTATTCGGGCTTCTCTGACTACATTGGTAACGGCAAAACAGCAAAGACAATCGCCCAGTTACTCTGTCACGGAAGTGCATCATTCTGCCAGTCGGGAGGAATTACTAGTAGCAGCACAGGCAGTAGGCGATCGCTTAGAAGCGTTAGCATTATCTAGCGAACAGGATGCTAATTGGATTGGTTTGCAGCTTACACCCCAAGAAACATGGTTGCTGACTCCACTAAATATGGATCTGTATAACGGATTATCAGGAGTAGCATTATTTCTGGCTTATCTGAGTGCTGTTACTGGCGAGGAACGCTATAGAAATTTAGCTAAATCTGCATTAAATACAATTCTCCGCCAAGTAGATAACAACCGATCTCATGTCACATCCATTGGTTTTTTTGAGGGTTGGGGAGGAATTATCTATACTCTCTCTCATATCAGTATGCTGTGGAATCAACCAACGCTGCTGAAAGAGGCACAAGAGATTGTTAAACATCTACCTGAGCTAATTGAAAAAGACGAACAATTCGATATTATTAGCGGTGCAGCTGGGTGCATAGGTGGTTTAATTGCTCTGTATCGCTGTGCGCCATGCGATCGCACATTAGCTGCTGCCATTCAATGTGGCGATCGTCTCATCGCCTGCGCGCAACCCATGCAGCAAGGTATTGCTTGGAGTACGAAGATATTAGATACAGCACCGTTAGCAGGGTTTTCTCACGGTGTAGCAGGGATAGCTTGGGCGCTGTTAGAGTTGGCATCTTTGACAGGTGAGCAGCGTTTTTACACAACTGCTTTAGCTGCTATTGAGTATGAGCGTAGCCTGTTTGTGGCGGAAGTTGGCAACTGGCTAGACTTACGCAATTTTACTGCTCAATTAATGCAAAAATATGACAGCAAACATAGCTGTATGACAGCATGGTGTCACGGTGCGCCAGGAATTGGGCTGGCTCGCTTGCGCTCTCTTCCACACCTGAGCGATCGCCAAATTCGTTCCGAAATTAACACAGCCCTGAAAACCACAATAGCTCAGGGTTTTGGCAGCAATCACTCCCTCTGTCACGGAGATTTAGGTAACCTAGAATTACTATTGCAAGCCAGTCTCACCCTCAACGATCCGCAATGGCAAACTCAAGTTGATCGCTTTGCTACCATGATTCTTGCAAGTATAAACCAACACGGATGGCTTTGTGGCGTACCTTTGGGAGTAGAGACACCAGGACTGATGACAGGACTAGCAGGCATTGGTTATGGATTGCTGCGACTAGCCGCGCCAGAGCTTGTTCCCTCAGTTTTAGTGCTGGAGCCTCCTCAGCTTAACAGCCCAGTGCAGACAAATGAAGAGTATGCGATCGCCTTTGGCGGGCGTTTCGCCATCGCACCTCATAACTGA
- a CDS encoding peptidase domain-containing ABC transporter: protein MKYQLVKQHSEEDCGAASLASIAKYYGKTFTISRIRETVGTGQQGTTLLGLKRGAESLGFNARAVKAPLEAFNEKIIPLPAIIHWKGYHWVILYGKRGNKYVVADPAVGIRYLEKKWLLEAWTDGVMLLLEPDAVRFSVQEDEKEKIGGFGRFLKRLWPYRAILAQTLLLNSVLGLLSLASPFLLQILTDDVLVRGDTQLLTSVAIGVIAMRLVSSSLRLAQSNLVAHFAQRLQLGLIFEFGRQILQLPLSYYESRRSGEIVSRLEDIQQINQLISQAVVSLPSQLFIALVSLGFMLFYSIKLTVLAGAIALLMTLSTIAFLPTLQQKIRSVLVLSAENQGVLVETFKGAITLKTTAAAPQFWEEFQGRFSRLANFTFRTIQISIINGIFSNLVSSIGSIALLWFGSTLVISQELTIGMLLAFNSMNANFTTFIETTIDFIDEFTRAKTATQRLTEVIEATPETLDNYQKPWVKIPTNADITCSNLNFHHAGRVDLLEDFSLTIPGGKVIALIGKSGCGKSTLAKLIAGLYQLQSGNIRFGIYNLEDLSLECLRQQVVLVPQEAHFWSRSIMENFRLGSPHITLEQIVQACQISGADEFISQLPDKYQTVLGEFGANLSGGQKQRLAIARAIVNNPPVLILDESTGALDPVSEAEVLNHLLTHRQHQTTILISHRPKVIQQADWIVMLEQGKLKIQGSPETLSHQPGEHLNFLESRRESSLFQGVG, encoded by the coding sequence ATGAAATACCAGCTTGTGAAACAACATAGTGAAGAAGACTGTGGTGCTGCCAGTCTTGCTTCTATTGCCAAATATTATGGTAAAACTTTCACCATTAGCCGCATTCGAGAAACTGTAGGCACTGGGCAACAAGGAACCACATTACTAGGACTGAAACGAGGCGCAGAGAGCCTTGGTTTCAACGCCAGGGCTGTGAAAGCACCTCTAGAAGCCTTCAACGAAAAGATTATACCCCTACCAGCAATTATTCATTGGAAAGGCTATCATTGGGTAATTTTATACGGCAAGCGGGGCAATAAATACGTTGTTGCTGATCCGGCTGTCGGTATCCGCTATCTAGAAAAAAAGTGGCTTCTGGAAGCATGGACAGATGGAGTCATGCTGCTCCTGGAACCAGATGCAGTCCGCTTTTCTGTTCAGGAAGATGAAAAAGAGAAAATTGGTGGTTTTGGACGCTTCCTCAAGCGTTTGTGGCCATATCGCGCTATTCTTGCTCAAACTTTATTACTCAACTCGGTTCTCGGTCTACTGTCTCTCGCTTCGCCCTTTTTGCTGCAAATCCTCACCGATGACGTGCTAGTTCGTGGAGATACCCAACTCCTCACCAGCGTTGCCATTGGGGTGATTGCTATGCGTTTAGTTAGCAGCAGCTTGCGATTAGCGCAATCAAATCTCGTGGCTCACTTTGCCCAACGTCTGCAACTCGGATTAATTTTTGAATTTGGTCGGCAAATTCTCCAGTTACCTTTAAGTTATTACGAATCTCGTCGCAGTGGTGAAATTGTTAGTCGTTTAGAAGATATTCAACAAATTAATCAGTTAATTTCTCAAGCTGTTGTTAGTCTACCTAGCCAACTATTTATCGCTCTAGTTTCTCTAGGTTTCATGCTGTTTTACAGTATCAAACTCACAGTTCTAGCAGGTGCGATCGCGCTTTTAATGACTCTCTCTACAATAGCTTTTTTGCCCACCCTCCAGCAAAAAATTCGCAGTGTTTTGGTATTATCAGCCGAAAATCAAGGGGTTTTAGTCGAAACTTTCAAAGGCGCGATTACCCTCAAAACTACTGCTGCTGCTCCCCAATTCTGGGAAGAATTTCAAGGTAGATTTAGCCGCCTGGCTAACTTTACCTTCCGCACTATTCAAATTAGTATTATCAACGGTATTTTTTCAAATTTAGTTTCCAGCATTGGTAGTATTGCTTTGCTTTGGTTCGGCAGTACTCTGGTGATTAGTCAGGAATTAACTATTGGGATGCTACTAGCATTTAATAGTATGAATGCTAACTTTACCACTTTTATTGAAACTACTATCGACTTTATTGATGAATTCACCCGTGCTAAAACTGCTACCCAACGCCTCACGGAAGTTATTGAAGCTACCCCAGAAACTTTAGATAATTACCAAAAGCCTTGGGTAAAAATTCCCACGAATGCAGATATCACCTGTAGCAACCTCAACTTCCATCATGCAGGTAGAGTTGACTTACTAGAAGATTTCTCTTTGACTATTCCTGGTGGTAAAGTTATTGCCCTCATCGGTAAATCTGGCTGCGGTAAAAGTACCCTAGCAAAATTAATTGCTGGTTTATATCAGCTTCAGTCGGGTAATATTCGCTTTGGAATTTATAATCTGGAAGACCTTTCTTTAGAATGTCTGCGACAACAAGTAGTGCTAGTTCCCCAAGAAGCGCACTTTTGGAGTCGGTCGATCATGGAAAATTTCCGTTTAGGCTCGCCTCACATTACCTTAGAGCAAATTGTCCAAGCTTGCCAAATTTCTGGGGCTGACGAGTTTATCAGCCAACTCCCCGACAAATATCAAACAGTCTTAGGGGAATTTGGGGCTAATCTTTCAGGTGGTCAAAAGCAGAGATTAGCGATCGCTCGTGCTATTGTCAATAATCCCCCAGTCTTGATTTTAGACGAATCGACTGGCGCACTTGACCCCGTCAGTGAAGCCGAAGTCTTAAACCATCTGCTAACCCATCGCCAGCATCAAACCACAATTTTAATTAGCCATCGCCCCAAAGTCATCCAACAAGCCGATTGGATTGTCATGTTAGAGCAAGGAAAACTCAAAATCCAAGGTTCTCCAGAAACCCTCAGCCATCAACCAGGCGAGCATCTAAACTTTCTCGAAAGTCGGCGGGAAAGCTCACTCTTTCAAGGGGTAGGATGA
- a CDS encoding biotin/lipoyl-binding protein has product MVSYLNPNSLPPVESSEFLPPIGNWARLGSLVLVGGVGGAIALASVIEYKVTVKGQASIRPAGELRLVQAATEGQITNVFVKENQVVKKGDVLATIDDSRLQTKKSQLQSNIQQTQLQLLQIDAQIKALNRQIKAETERKNRAVTSAQAELNRVQRNYQEKQITVKAEVAEVQANLNRAQQEWQQAQIELRSARANLQSTEAALKAAQTKRDRYQKVVQAGALSLNQLEEVQLEVAQQQQAVEVRRASIEAQQQIIAQQKQAVAAVRAKLQRAQATLNPSNAEIVIAQENIAQESAAGQATLATLNREWEALFQQRIQMRNQLQQDTRELQQVENDLHQTKITVTEDGIISGLNLRNPGQSVRMGEEIAQIVPSNAPLVIKAAVAPEDVSQLEIGQQVQMQVSACPYPDYGTLKGVVSHISEDTFKSQKGEALPKVSNSSFYEVTILPDTLSLGSSNHHCTIQPGMEGRADIISRRETVLKYMLRRARLITNL; this is encoded by the coding sequence ATGGTTAGCTACTTAAACCCCAACTCTCTACCCCCAGTTGAAAGCAGTGAATTTCTCCCGCCGATTGGTAATTGGGCGAGACTAGGTAGTTTAGTACTTGTTGGTGGTGTAGGAGGAGCGATCGCACTTGCTTCTGTGATTGAATATAAAGTCACGGTTAAAGGCCAAGCCAGCATTCGCCCTGCTGGAGAATTACGGCTTGTACAAGCAGCCACCGAAGGACAAATTACCAACGTTTTTGTTAAAGAAAATCAGGTGGTGAAAAAAGGAGATGTACTAGCCACTATTGATGACTCCCGCCTGCAAACGAAAAAAAGTCAACTGCAAAGCAATATTCAACAAACGCAACTGCAACTACTACAAATTGACGCTCAAATTAAGGCTTTGAATCGCCAAATCAAAGCGGAAACCGAGCGCAAAAACCGGGCGGTGACTTCGGCTCAAGCGGAACTTAATCGTGTGCAACGCAATTATCAAGAAAAGCAAATTACTGTCAAGGCGGAAGTTGCAGAAGTCCAGGCGAACTTAAACAGAGCGCAACAAGAATGGCAGCAAGCACAAATCGAATTACGTTCAGCTCGTGCTAATTTACAATCAACAGAAGCAGCGTTAAAAGCAGCTCAAACAAAACGCGATCGCTATCAAAAGGTAGTTCAAGCTGGAGCTTTATCTCTCAATCAATTAGAAGAAGTGCAGTTAGAAGTTGCTCAACAACAACAAGCTGTTGAGGTGCGACGAGCTAGTATTGAAGCGCAACAGCAAATTATTGCCCAACAAAAACAAGCTGTAGCCGCAGTGCGAGCCAAACTACAACGCGCTCAAGCAACTCTTAACCCCAGTAATGCAGAAATTGTGATCGCTCAAGAAAATATTGCCCAAGAAAGTGCAGCCGGTCAAGCTACTCTCGCCACACTCAACCGCGAATGGGAAGCACTATTCCAACAGCGAATTCAAATGCGAAATCAGCTGCAACAAGATACTAGGGAACTGCAACAAGTGGAAAACGACCTCCACCAAACCAAGATTACAGTTACCGAAGATGGGATAATCTCTGGGCTAAATTTACGCAATCCAGGCCAATCGGTGCGGATGGGCGAAGAAATTGCTCAAATTGTCCCTAGCAATGCTCCCTTAGTAATTAAAGCTGCCGTTGCACCAGAAGATGTGAGTCAGTTAGAAATAGGTCAACAGGTGCAGATGCAAGTTTCTGCCTGTCCCTATCCTGATTACGGTACTCTTAAAGGTGTCGTCAGTCACATTTCTGAAGATACCTTTAAATCCCAAAAGGGTGAGGCTTTGCCCAAGGTTAGCAATTCTTCTTTCTACGAGGTGACTATATTGCCCGATACCTTGTCCTTAGGTAGCAGCAACCATCACTGTACTATTCAGCCGGGAATGGAAGGCAGAGCTGATATTATTTCTCGACGAGAAACAGTCCTGAAATACATGCTGAGGAGAGCTAGGTTAATTACAAACTTGTGA
- a CDS encoding GNAT family N-acetyltransferase has product MTITIAIPNKDDIDILKNIDPDVFDDAINLPRAIEFLADPRHHLVVAIDNNLVIGFVCAVHYLHPDKPLPELWINEIGVAAIHQRQGIGKRLMNRVLELGRELGCEVAWVLTERDNTAAMSLYASVGNPQAPSDHVMFSFDLE; this is encoded by the coding sequence ATGACAATTACGATCGCAATCCCAAATAAAGATGATATAGATATCCTCAAAAATATCGATCCAGATGTGTTTGACGATGCGATCAATCTACCACGCGCTATCGAATTTCTCGCCGATCCCCGCCATCATTTAGTAGTCGCAATCGATAATAACTTAGTCATTGGGTTTGTCTGTGCTGTTCATTACCTCCATCCTGACAAACCCCTCCCCGAACTATGGATTAACGAAATTGGTGTCGCTGCAATTCATCAACGGCAAGGTATTGGCAAACGGTTGATGAATAGGGTGTTGGAGTTGGGGCGGGAATTGGGCTGTGAGGTAGCATGGGTATTAACCGAACGAGATAATACCGCAGCAATGAGCTTATATGCGAGTGTGGGCAATCCTCAAGCACCAAGCGATCATGTAATGTTCTCATTCGATCTGGAGTAG
- a CDS encoding dihydrofolate reductase family protein, which produces MREITYYVACSVDGFIAHTDGSHDGFSQDNEYFADLFATFPETVPSHLRDAMGIHAENKWFDVVLMGRKTYDIGLKDGIASPYSHMKQYLFSRSIKVSPDPNVELVTEDAIELVTGLKGESGKGIWLCGGADLATTLFTNQLIDRLILKVNPFLMGAGIPLFAGAIEQTALGLTNRKIYDNGVLLLDYRVPSTEIG; this is translated from the coding sequence ATGCGAGAAATAACCTACTACGTCGCTTGTAGCGTTGATGGCTTTATCGCGCACACAGACGGCTCACACGATGGATTTTCCCAAGATAACGAATATTTTGCCGATTTATTTGCTACTTTTCCCGAAACGGTGCCATCTCACCTCCGCGATGCAATGGGCATCCACGCTGAAAATAAATGGTTTGATGTTGTTTTGATGGGGCGAAAAACTTACGATATCGGTTTGAAAGATGGTATCGCCAGTCCCTATTCGCACATGAAACAGTATCTTTTTTCCCGCAGTATTAAAGTAAGTCCAGATCCCAATGTCGAACTTGTTACTGAAGATGCGATCGAGTTAGTTACGGGTTTGAAAGGTGAATCTGGTAAAGGTATTTGGCTCTGTGGTGGTGCTGATTTAGCCACAACACTGTTTACTAATCAGTTAATTGATCGACTCATTCTTAAAGTAAACCCATTTTTGATGGGTGCGGGTATTCCACTTTTTGCTGGAGCGATCGAGCAAACCGCTTTAGGACTTACCAATCGCAAGATATATGACAATGGAGTTTTGCTACTTGACTACAGAGTGCCTTCAACAGAGATAGGGTAG
- a CDS encoding HEAT repeat domain-containing protein has translation MSTNIDSELNEWLEMLRSPDVSDRLVAVKTLQHLGDEAAIDALIIALQDESTTVQKIAVTALWEIANPVAVPALIPCLASADAEIRSEALSALGELVSSEDLLLLLDALQQPDINLQLNVLILLRKIHDAQSLPAVLAFLNSEHPQLREAAVTTLSYLNQVQICPPALSLMGDRDENVRRAAALTLGHLADAEIVDLLGNALTNDTDWQVRRNAAKSLALHGDAKIIPTVLIALKDVHWQVRKFAIQVLQKIPDAQSLPALIEALTDEYSDVRKEAAIALGNLGKTEAINALQQALDDPDREVSIYAQKAIHKIVELTKPS, from the coding sequence ATGTCAACAAATATAGATTCTGAATTAAATGAATGGTTGGAAATGTTGCGATCGCCTGATGTCAGCGATCGCTTAGTGGCGGTAAAAACCCTGCAACACTTGGGGGATGAGGCGGCGATTGATGCGCTAATTATCGCTTTGCAAGATGAAAGCACCACCGTGCAAAAAATTGCTGTCACCGCACTCTGGGAAATTGCTAATCCTGTGGCTGTCCCCGCCTTAATACCTTGTCTAGCTTCAGCAGATGCAGAAATTCGCAGCGAGGCGCTGTCAGCTTTGGGTGAGTTGGTATCTTCAGAAGATTTGCTGTTGTTGCTAGATGCTTTACAACAACCGGATATTAACCTGCAACTGAACGTGTTAATTCTGTTGCGAAAGATACATGATGCTCAGTCGCTCCCGGCGGTGCTAGCCTTCTTGAATTCAGAACATCCCCAACTACGAGAAGCGGCTGTGACTACTCTTAGCTATCTCAATCAAGTGCAGATATGCCCCCCTGCCTTATCTTTAATGGGCGATCGCGATGAAAATGTGCGTCGTGCAGCGGCACTGACGTTGGGGCATTTGGCAGATGCAGAGATAGTAGATTTACTTGGTAATGCATTAACTAATGATACCGATTGGCAAGTACGCCGCAATGCTGCCAAATCTCTAGCCCTTCATGGGGATGCTAAAATTATTCCGACTGTATTAATTGCCTTAAAAGATGTACATTGGCAGGTGAGAAAATTTGCTATTCAAGTATTGCAGAAAATACCTGATGCACAGTCTTTACCTGCACTAATTGAAGCCCTAACAGATGAATATTCAGATGTGAGAAAAGAAGCTGCGATCGCTCTGGGTAACTTGGGTAAAACTGAAGCTATCAATGCCCTACAACAAGCACTAGATGATCCCGATAGAGAGGTTAGTATATATGCACAAAAGGCAATTCATAAAATTGTAGAACTAACGAAACCATCATGA
- the argJ gene encoding bifunctional glutamate N-acetyltransferase/amino-acid acetyltransferase ArgJ, translating into MSLTPSLTPQGFQTFITNLGIKDSTDDFVLIKSDVPCIADGVFTQSLFAGPSVTISRRNLKDNQAQGIVVISKNANVANGVIGTADAAEVIQIVATETGISPDNIVIASTGVIGRRYPIEKIRSGLLGIGKKLTVADFNLAARGIMTTDTVPKLAARQVGNAKLVGIAKGVGMIEPNMATMLAFFFTDAAIYADVLRSVFRSTVDKTFNCLSIDTDTSTSDTAIILANGLAGAVSESEFTIALQEIAHELVLKIARDGEGATKVIEVNVDSAFNYSQAKKVAKAIVNSPLLKTAVYGADPNWGRVAMAIGKCEDELTINPENVVIRFDDIQVYPNTLNEDNLEALRQVMSQDKVNIHVSLNIGEAIATVWGCDLSEGYVEINGKYST; encoded by the coding sequence ATGTCCTTAACTCCATCTTTAACTCCGCAAGGATTTCAGACTTTTATTACTAACTTAGGTATCAAAGACTCCACCGATGATTTTGTATTGATTAAATCTGATGTTCCCTGTATTGCTGATGGAGTATTTACACAAAGTCTTTTTGCTGGGCCAAGTGTAACTATTAGCCGCCGCAACTTAAAAGATAATCAAGCACAGGGAATTGTTGTGATTTCTAAAAATGCCAATGTAGCCAATGGTGTTATTGGTACGGCTGATGCAGCAGAAGTTATTCAAATTGTCGCCACTGAAACTGGCATTTCTCCAGATAATATTGTCATAGCTTCTACAGGCGTAATTGGTAGACGTTACCCTATAGAAAAAATTCGCTCTGGATTGTTAGGAATTGGCAAGAAATTAACTGTGGCTGATTTTAATTTAGCAGCACGCGGTATTATGACAACCGATACTGTACCAAAGCTAGCAGCGCGACAAGTTGGAAATGCCAAACTTGTAGGAATTGCCAAAGGCGTAGGGATGATTGAGCCGAATATGGCGACAATGCTAGCTTTCTTTTTTACAGATGCAGCGATTTATGCTGATGTGTTGCGTTCAGTTTTTCGTTCTACAGTAGATAAAACATTTAATTGTTTAAGTATTGATACAGATACTTCTACTAGTGATACTGCCATCATTTTAGCTAATGGTTTGGCAGGTGCAGTTTCCGAGTCAGAATTTACTATTGCACTGCAAGAAATAGCTCATGAATTAGTTTTGAAAATAGCGCGAGACGGCGAAGGCGCTACTAAGGTAATTGAGGTAAATGTAGATTCAGCTTTCAATTATTCACAAGCTAAAAAAGTTGCGAAAGCAATCGTCAATTCCCCTTTGCTGAAAACTGCTGTTTATGGTGCAGATCCAAATTGGGGTAGAGTAGCAATGGCTATAGGTAAATGTGAAGATGAACTGACAATAAATCCAGAAAATGTTGTAATTAGGTTTGATGATATTCAAGTTTATCCAAATACTTTAAATGAGGATAATTTGGAAGCATTACGACAAGTAATGTCCCAAGATAAAGTAAATATTCATGTAAGCTTGAATATTGGCGAAGCTATTGCAACAGTTTGGGGTTGTGACCTTTCAGAAGGTTATGTAGAAATTAATGGTAAATACTCTACTTAA
- a CDS encoding ferredoxin family protein produces the protein MALINQRVDVPVIVDESKCLEKCRVCIEVCPLDVLAKNPETGKAYMKYDECWFCLPCERECPTNAIKVQIPFLLR, from the coding sequence ATGGCTTTAATTAATCAAAGAGTAGATGTTCCCGTGATTGTGGATGAGTCTAAATGTTTAGAAAAATGTCGGGTTTGTATTGAAGTTTGTCCGTTGGATGTACTAGCCAAAAATCCGGAGACTGGCAAAGCATATATGAAATATGACGAATGCTGGTTTTGTCTTCCTTGCGAAAGGGAATGTCCAACAAATGCCATTAAGGTGCAAATTCCTTTCTTGTTAAGGTAA